The Mycteria americana isolate JAX WOST 10 ecotype Jacksonville Zoo and Gardens chromosome 16, USCA_MyAme_1.0, whole genome shotgun sequence DNA segment ACTCCAGCTCCTTTCCCCAGCAACTTCACAGCTTCTTGAAGTACTCCCTGGAAATGTAGCGGTGTAGAGCTAGCCAGGAACTTTGAGGGATGCCTAAGTGTCCCTGTAGTGAGAGAGACCCAACTCTCCTTTACCATTCCTGACATCTGCTTGTAGAATCTGCCCTTAGCAGCTGCACGATGCACCAGGGTCCAGTGCTGCCAGAATGGCTGTTCCGTATTTTAAGTTCTGCTTCTGCCTTGCGGGAAACAGGCtgtcatttctttaaaacttgaGGTGAGCGCACATTGTGTGGGTGACTTGTTTCTTCTCTGTCCAGCCAGAATGCAGCTAGCATCTGCATTCCAACTCATCCATTGCCACAAGGGTCAGACAGGTAGGACACTGTTTGGCATTATCATCTATGTTTCTATGTTTATTGCTAGATTTTGTGATTTCTTTCAAGCTGTAATGGTCCCAGCATTTTTCCCACTTGAAATCTTATCTTACATGATCAAAACTAGTTCCTTTAGCTTTTTGTATTTATACATAACTCCACATTATTCCTTGGCACAAAAGCTTATTATAGTCTTATATTAATATTTCAGTACTGGAAAACACTATACAGTACTGCAGCACTTCCTAGCTTGTTCTGGTGCCTCCACATGTTTCATTGGTTGAGGTTTATCACATAGTGAGTCCTCTTGTTCACACTTACTTCTACCAATCTGTTCATCAATCTCCGTTTCATTTACAACAGGAGCATTCTGTCTTATTATTGGCTATTATGTCTAACAGAGAAAGTAAGGAACTGCAATGTCTTCTTATCcaaatacagtatttgttttgctttagaacTGATTGTTAATAACTTCTTCCATAAAAAAAGTTCTGCCTGATCTTTAATTTTGCTCAATAAAAAGCCAGTCTCTAGGGTTCATGGCCTTCACCTGCCTTGTTCAAAGGACGCGGCACCTCAGTCCTTGCATAAGTTCCTCCATGAGGACTCACAGCCATTCAGATGCCTTTGGGGCTCCAGGTTTTTTTGCATGGGCAACTTGCCTCTAAATCTGACTTGTGAAAGTGAGATGGGACCAGCAAAGAGAGCCTCTGTGTGCTGCACGCATTTAGAAAGAGGACTTCTCAAGGCATAAATGTTTTTGCTGTGCCAGGACAGACAAGGTACTGGTCCTGCCTTTGTCCTGATCCTCTCCTCTTGCCAGTATGGGAATTACATTAGTGTTATTCCCTACCCAGTAGTGTAACAGGACACAGTGGAGAAATACTGGAGATAGGATAATTAAAGATCTACTGCTATCCAAGGGTTAAAGTGAAATTAagtgtttcatttgaaaatgcCCCAAACTTATGTAACTGCAGAATTGAATTGTAACAAGCAAAAGCCCTGCTTCTGCTGTGTATGCAAAGGAATCTACAGTCTTTATTTTCTAGACCTTGACATGGTTACAAAGACTCATTGCAGAAGAAAGTGACCAAGAGGTTCACATTTTGTGCATCCCTCAGGTCACTTTGCTGCTTCATGACAGCCTCACTCTTCCTCTTCTATCTTCTTGCCATGAAACTCCCGGCTCTTTGCTCGGAGCTTGTTGACCTGCGACTCTGCAATGTCAGCCCGCTCCTCGGCTTCCTCCAGCTCGTGCTGGATCTTGCGGAACTTGGAAAGGTTGACATTGGACAGCTCCTCCTGtgcggggagagggaggcggtggtgaggagcccagggcaggggttccACGCCTCCTGCGCCTCGGCCTTGCGGGGTTGCGGCTCTTCCCTGGGGGAAGGCACAAACTTCCATCCCTCACCCACCACTGCTTACACATAAGCCTCACACAGACCTCCTCATCCTCCCTTATTCAGGACCCCACTGTGACAAGCTTCACCTGTACTGTGTCACTCTTGAGGAGCTATGTGTGCACTTATTCTGCCATTACTTGCTGCCCAACTATCAGTGTGATTTATTAGGTTGAGAAAGACCCTGAAGCCTTCTGCTGTCGATCAGCAGCAGAGATTCAGGAACTTCTCAGTCAGTGCGTGTGGCCCCTGGGTTTGTTGAGTCTGACCTCCTGTATAAAACAGGCTGCAGAATTCCCTCAGTTCATCCCTGACTGCAGGGTGCCCAAAACTCAGCAAGGCCTCATGACACGATAATAACACAGCATGGCCAAGACTGTTGTGTCTTGGGAGTTTCTTTCATGCTCCTTTCCTGGTATTCATACTCATCTCAGTGAGCGTGCTGCCCCGATGCAAGGTGGCTCTTGCCCATTCTCCAAGCACTACTTACAGCCTCCTCAGCTTGTCTCTTGTAGGATTTCACCTTCATTTGCAGCTTGTCCACCAGATCCTGCAGCCTGAGAATATTCTTCCGATCTTCCTCAGACTAGAGTGGTTGGTAAGCAGGAAAGAGAATGAATTCTTGGTTTCCCAGCACATGAGGTTAACAATTCCCCTTGGGGGTGGTATGTGCAAAATCTGACTTGCTGTGAGAAAACTCTGTCAGCCCAAGGAGGCTTTACCTGGTAGGTCAGCTCCTTCACCCTCCTCTCGTACTTGCGCACACCCTTCACGGCTTCAGCGCTGCGCTTCTGCTCAGCATCAACCTCCCCTTCCAGCTCCCGCACCTGCAATGAGAAGCCCATCGTTGGAGCTTCCCTGGTATCTCTCCAAGGGATGTGCTCACTCATGCACAAATACCAGCCCTACGCACTCTGGCCTCCAGCTTCTGGATTTGCTTCTTGCCTCCCTTCAGTGCCAACTGCTCAGCCTCATCTAGACGAAGCTGCAGGTCCTTCACCGTCTGGTCCAAGTTCTTCTTCATCCTCTCCAGGTGGGCGCTGgtgtcctgctccttcttcagctcttctgccaTCATGGCTGCCTGAGGAGAGCAAAGGGTCAAAGCCATTTTGGGGCTGGAGACATTTAGGGGGAGAATATATCCACCATCAGCAGTGAAAGGAGCCCTCCACTCACATCTGTGATGGCCTTCTTGGCCTTCTCTTCAGCATTGCGGGCTTCCTGGATTGTATCCTCCATTTCACCCTGAATTTGGGCAATGTCTGTTTCCAGCTTCTTCTTGGTGTTGATCAAGCTGGTGTTCTgttgaacaacaaaaaatattggCCAGTTAGTTCCAAAACAGAACACATATTTTAGAAATTTActgtttaaatttaaagttaTCATCTATATATCGAATATTAGCATCTGCCTTCAAatgatgcatcttgtcaggtcatACACAGCTAGATAGCAGAGAGTtctaaaattttaatcacttctgaCTCCTGTTAATGCAATCCTACTCATTTAGCTATAATCCAACTCTTTCTACAAGGGTAGTAATTCTGGTTCAGGGTACGCTTTTTATTACAAGAGATGATTTAAGACTTTACACAGATGAAAAatctggaaagggaaaagaaaaatggctcTTGAGATTTTGAATCTCATGAATCTAACCTGAGTGTGGAGGAGCTGAACTCTCTCACTTGCATCCATCAGTTCCTGCTCAGCCACTTTCCTTGACCGCTCCgtctgctccagggctgcccgtAGCTCCTCAATTTCAGCCTGCAACAGGTTTGCTCTGCGCTCCACCATGGCCACCTGCTCCTTCAGGTCCTCCTGTGTCCTGAGAGCATCATCCAAGTGTATCTGGGTGTCCTTTAAGAGAGGAAAGAGAACTTATAAGGCCGCACAGCACTGTTGCGCAATGGCAATTAACACCAGTCTAATAATTATTATGtcagtataatatatatatttatagatatatatttatatgcagaATTATTATGCCAGTATTATGCACAGTGTCTAACAATGTGAGCAGTAGGTCTATATATGGTATTGTGCACTGCCCCAGGCTGAGTGACAGCCCTGCCTAAATTTAGGGCTGTGCAAGGGGAAGGTAAACTTGAATTCAAACTCCAGCTGACTGACACAAGTAACTTACAAGATGAAGGAAAATGGACCTTTGTCCTTGCTTGTGGCAGAAGAAAGAACCTTCCCCCATTCTCTGAAGTGCCCCTACATAACAGACATTATGCTCTGGGGTTGAAAAATGAAGAGCACATGAGTAACTAACAGAATCCAGGAAAAGTCACCCATGTAAAGTTTATCCAACCACCCACTCGCATTAGAAtcagtgccaccagaaaagcacataATGTGTTAGTAATTGGAGATTCCTCACTGAGAGGCACCAAACCACCTATTTACCATCCAgacaatttctctagagaagtttgctgcctacAAGGAGCTCTCATTTGTGATGTCACCGAGAGGCTGCCAAGCCTGGTGAACCCTTCAGATTATCATCCGCTCCTACTATTCCGTGTAGGCTTTAATGATATTGCATCAAGGCAACTTAAAACCATCAAAAGAGACTATATGTCTGTTGcagcaatgttaaaaggatctggagcacaggtggtattctcctctatcctcccagtcagaggaaggcattcaggaaggaggagaaaaattgAACAAGTGAATGCCTGGCTGTCTAGCTGGTTCCATATTTAAGGTTTTGGCTTCTATGATCGTGGATCTACGTTTGAGAAGCTCAGTCTGTTTGGAGCTGATGCgattcacctgaccaagtggggcaagaggCCCCttgccaacaagctggccagagctttaaactagacttagTGGGGGAAGGAAATGGAGTTTTGAGTAACAGAGAAGAGTCAGGGGCTGCTGATGTATTAGGAAGCAACAGGGAAACATCTGTGAAATGCTCCAAAGGAATTAGGGTTTGTTCTTCTAAAAAGGTGATATGgccaatagcccaactgaagtgtcTCTATACCAATGCATGTAGCATGGGTAAcgaacaggaggagttggaagccactgtgcagctagaaagctatgaTATAATCACtgtcactgaaacttggtggaaCGAATCAAaggactggagtgctgcaatcaGTGggtataaactgttcagaagggacaggtaaggaaggagaggtgggcaggttgccctctatgtaaaaaaattgattgattgcacagagctgtctttgaaaaacagtgataagccaggttgagagcttatgagTAAAAATTAGAGGCCAaaccaacaaaggaaacctcatgGCTGGTGTTTATTAAAGGCCACCTGACCGAGTAGAGCCTGTTGATGAAGTGTTATTACTTGTTTAACTTTAACTAAAGTTAAAAGAACTATGGGAAGCATCATGCTcacaggctctgatcctgctgggggacttcaatcaccctgacatctgctggaaaagcagaacagcaagctgtaagcagtCCAGGAAACACCTGAAGTGAATCAAGGATAACATCTTCATCCAGGGGACAGCCAGCCCAACCAGAGGAGAAGtgttactggacctgttgcttaCCAACACAGATGAACTAATTAGAGATGTCAAGATTGGTGGCAACCTGGGCTacagtgatcatgccctggtggtattcacaatcttgagggatatgggccagaTAAAGAGTAAggtcaagaccctgaattttaggagagcagACTTccagttgtttaaggaattactgggtgggaccccctgggaaaatGCCCTTAGGGataaagagcagaaaagagtTGGCAGCtctttaagaacatttttcttagagtgcaagagctctcaattcTCATGTGTAAGCAGTCAGGCAAGGAAGCAGGAGAACAGCATGGCTGAGTAaagacctcctggtcaaactaaagtgtaagaaggaaatgcctAGGCAGTGGAACCAAAGACATCtaggaagaatatagggatgcttCCTGGATGCGTAGGGAtaggatcaggaaagctaaggcacagttggagctgaATTCCTGTTGTATTAAGctttggtgtggcctcaccttgagtattgtgtgcagttctgggccccacaatttaaaaaggatgttaaggtacttgaatgcatctagaggagggcaacaaagctggtgaaagggctggaaggcatctCCTCTGAGGAGCAGCCAAGGACACAGAGTTtttctagtttggagagaagaaTGCTgagggagacctcattgctctctacagattcctgaggaggggaagtgaagagggaggtgctgatctcttctccctggtatccagtgacaggacatggtggatgccccatcattggaagtgttcaaggtcaggttggacggggttTCGAGCAGTCTGATCTAGTAaaagatgtccttgcccatggcagaggggctggactagatgatctttgaaggtcccttttgcctcaaaccattctatgattcaatgtTTCTATGATATTAGAAAAGCTAGACACCTATGTGCACATCCTTAGCTTAACATACCTTGAGAACCGCCTGTGTGTTTCTCAGGTTCTTTTGTGCCTCTGCAGCCACACGGTTGGCGTGGCTCAGCTGGATCTCCATTTCATTCAGGTCTCCCTCCATCTTCTTCTTCAGCCGCAGGGCTTCATTCCTGCTCCTGATCTCAGCGTCCAGGCTGCTCTGCATGGACTCCACAATTCTGAGGTGGTTTCTCTTCATCTGGTCGATCTCCTCATCTTTCTCTGCTATCTTCCTGTCAATCTCAGACTTCACCTGGTTGAGCTCAAGCTGGAGGCGCAGGATCTTCCCCTCTTCGTGTTCTAGGGAGGCCTGAATAACAGAGAAACACTGTGtcaataaaaggatttttttcctacagctgttCTCTTCCAAACGACCTCCTACACAGAAAAAATGGGACTTTTTTGCTCTGGATGATGTGGAAACTGAGGCCTTGACTTTCCTTGATAGTGCCCAGTTTTACCTCTCACACTGCTCCTCAGTACCCCTCTCTGGAAAACAATGGTTATGGGCATGTACCTCAGCTTCCTCCAGAGCAGCCTGGATTTCAGATTTCTCCTGCTCAATCTGCTTCTTGACTTTCTCCAGATCATGAATCACCTTTCCTCCCTCGGCAATCTGCTCCGTGAGGTCAGAAATCTCCTCTGCAAGGAAGGGTGAAAAGTGGCATGGTCAGGCACAGATCTGAATGGGGAAAGGCCCTGATGCACCAAGGTGACAGGCATCTTCTTATCACTGCAGGCCCAGACCCATTTAGTGTGGCAGATAGACAAGCTTGTGAgaaagccctgccagcagcagagggccAGGGACTTACGCTGCAAGTTCTTGTTCTCACGCTTCAGCGTTTCCAGGTGGTCCAAGGACTCCTCATAGGCATTCTTCATCTTAAACAGCTCTGTGCTGAGAGAGCGAGACTCCTTCTGGGAGGCTTCCAGCTCAGTCTGCGTTTCCTCATACTTCTGCTTCCATTCTGCCAGGATCTGAAGAGAAACAGGGCGTGAGTATGGACATGGCAATCAGGAAGGGATGCTCTGCCCAGGAAACCCAAAGCTGGAGCCCAAAAGACCTTGTCAAAGTTCTTCTGCTTCTTATCCAGAGCAGCGCAGGCAGCATTTGATCGCTCCACGTCAATCATCAGGTCCTCCACTTcattctgcagcctctgctttgtcttttccaggGAGGCACATTTGGCATTGACAGCTTCAACGTGTTCCTCTGCATCCTGCAGGCGCTGGGCCAGCTTCTTCCTGGAAGGTGGTAAGCACAGCTCATGGTTTGAGAGCAAAGGGGAGGCTGTGGTGTGTGGCTGATGGGCTTTTCACAACAGGACTGTTTACCACTTCATTGAGTATGTATCCTATGCACAGACAGTGCTAGCCCTCTCCCAGCTGGTCATTGTTTTCCCAGTTCTGATTCCCAGGCTTGAACAACCACTGTGCCTTCTGTGTCTGCCATCCACAGGTTTTCTGTATTGTTCTCTGGGTCAGAGGAGTATTTTCCTCTACATTTCCTAAACCACACCCTTTGGAGGATATACTCTACCTCAGCCCTTACCCTGACCAAAGCACAGCTTTAACTTTTTATGATGATATTGCAGTTGTGTCTTCAAATTTCCCTTGTTAATTTACCCCTTTTTTTGGCTTCCCCACCTTCCCCACATACTTTGCCTCCTCTAGCTCCTCCGTGCGCTGAATAGCGTCCGTCTCATATTTGGTTCTCCACTGGGCCACTTCACTGTTGGCCTTGGACAGGGCACGCTGCAGCTCTCCCTtggcttcctgctcctcctcataTTGTTCCCGGAGCAAGTCACAGTCATGGCGAGCAGACTGCAAGGCATGGGCCAGGGCGTTCTTGGCCTGCGTAGAGAGTGGGATTGGGACAAGGATGTAATATCCTGGGACATGGCTTCCAATGAGCCAATTTAACACTGTGAACATGACCGCTGGGAGAGTGTAGGTGTTTGCAGTGAAGGGCAGTTGTAAGCCTGGAGGACAAAATCCACTAATCGCACTCCTCACAGAAATGAATATCTTCTCCCAGTATGGCTTGTGCTAAGCAGATCCCGTCCCCACTAGGCAGTGTGAAGTTAAGAGTGTTTTCAGTGGGCAGCTGTAGGAAAAGTCATCACCTTTATCTCTTCCTCTAAGTGCCTCTTGAGTTCCTCAATCTGTTGGGTGAAAGCCTGCTTGCCTCTTGACAGCTGAGAAATCAGAGCATCTTTCTCATCCACCTGGCGCGAATATTCTCCTAGGAaagcacacagaaaggaaatatattcACTGTCATTCGTGACCCAAACAAACTGTTTTAGGGTGCTCTCCCATTCCACAGCACAGAGGAGGCTCTCTCACCTGATTCTGTCTGCAGACGAGCTCTCTGAGCACTGAGGTCATTGATCATGCGCTGATGCTCTTCTTCCTTTGTCTTAATCTCACTCAGCTGGTCTTCCAGTGTGCGGCACATCTTCTCCAGATTTGCCTGTGGAGATCACAGAGAACGAAAGAAGATTAGTATTGGGACTACTCCTTATTCTGAACAGCATGATTCTCACCAGAAAAATGTGAACAGATGTGAAACCTATATACTGCTTACTGGCATTAGAAGGTTAGGAATACAGTTCCATACAGAGACAGAGAGTTACACTGTAACCTgaccatattttaaaaaggtaTGTTTcaccattatttattttcaagttgttttcagtatatttttcaaTACCTTGGCTTTGGAGACAGACTCCATGTTACTGGCCAAGTCGTCAATCTCCATCTTCAGCtcactcttctccttctccagcttctgcttcacTCGTTGCAGGTTGTCGATCTGCTCCCCAAGCTCGGCTGTGCTGTCAGCGTGCTTCTTCCGCAGGGTGGCAGCCGTGGCTTCGTGCTGCAGTGTGGCCTCTTCGAGGTCACGACGCATCTTCTGGAATTCTGCCTCACGCTTCTTGTTCATCTCAATCTGAGCTGCGGTAGCCCCTCCTGCTTCTTCCAGGCGCTCGCTGATCTCCTCTAGCTCCCTCGAGAGGTCAGCCCgatgcttctctgcttttgcccGAGAGGTTCGCTCTGCCTCAATTTCCTCCTCCAGTTCCTCAATACGAGCCTGCGGAACATTAGGGACCCTTCACACCCATGCCTTCCTCCTACCTCATGTCTTTctgaagggcagaagagaaggaagagagacttgCCTGCAGCTCCTTGATCTTCTTTTGTAATTGGATGCCCAGGGCTTGCTCATCCTCGATTTTGCTCTGGATTTGGCTGATTTCAAAGTCTTTCCTTTGCACAAAGCAAATGGTGTTAGAGcgcaaagaaaaaagacaagtacACCAGCCCGGCACTCAGGTGCCCTACAGCCACACTTacttcttcagtttctcatccagctgctgcttaTCATTTTCCAAATCCATTATGCTGTCATGGGCCAGCTTCAGGTCTCCTTCGAGTTTCCGCTTAGCTCTCTCAAGGTCCATGCGCAGCTTCTTCTCTTGCTCCAGGGACCCTTCCAGCTATAAAGAACAAGACCATCAGTGCTCTGCCGGCCAGGTTTAACTTCATCCCTGTCCTTTTCTTGATGTATGCCTCTGTGCTTACATCGtccacttgctgctccagcttggtTTTAGCTTTGGTCAGAGTATTGACTTTGTCCTCTTCTGCCTGCAGGTCATCCAGCGTCTGCTGATGGGCCTCTTGGagggctttcttctcttttgtcagCTTCACAATGGTCTCATCCAGGGCTGCCATCTCCTCTGTGAGGTTTTTCACCTACATATATGAGCAAGTGTCAAAATTTGGTAGAAAACGTGTCTGCTTGTACAGCGACATTTTCACTTTGCAGTGTTTTGCCAGGTTTTTCATTTGTCCTTTATATGCTCAGACAAGGCCCAGctcaaccgtatcctgggctgcaccaaaagaagcgtggtcagcaggtcaagggaggtgattctgtccctctgctctgctctggaacattttagcagggcctgttgcgataagACAAGTGGTAATAGTGTTAAACTAAatgagggtagatttagactagatataaggaagaaattttggaacaggttgcccagagaggtggtagatgtcccatccctggaaacatccaaggtcaagttggatggggctctgagcaacctgatccagttgaagatgtctcttctcattgcagggaggttggactaggttacctttaaaggtcccttctaacccaaactattctatgattcaaaaTTTTCCAAAGCCAACATGTATTATGGTAGCAGGCTCTCACTCTGAGAGTCAGTGATGTCTTGGCCCTTTATGTGGCTCTCCATGTGTGTACCTTGTTTTCTGTGGCATGTTTTTCCTTCTCAACCTTGGCTAGCGTTAATTCAAGGTCATCAAtatctttcttcagctctgaacaTTCGTCCTCCAGTTTTCTCTTCTTAGCTGTCAGCTCagcattaatttcttcttcatcctcAGCCCTTTCAGTCACCTCCTTAATTTTGGCTTCCagctggattttggttttgatgaGCTGGTCACATCTTTCCTCAGCATCAGTTAAAGCATCAGCTTCCTGGTGAGAAAATACAGGAATGGTTATTTAATGCTGAAGGAACAGAGGTGCATCAGTAAGACCTTTGGGATTACTTTTTGGGAAAAGGTTACTGTGCAGTTACATTACAAATTACAAATTTAGAATAAgtttttcatcagttttatttttttctgacctttttcGTCATCAGATACTGTTTCTAGCTCCATTACATTTCACCTTGTTTATTTCAGGTGTGTCAGTGGGTTATTTGGATTTAATTGatgtttccctttcctcctttagAAAGTGATTGTATTTTATAATGTACCGTATTCAAATTTATGTGGAAGTATTGAGAAATGTAAATAATTCCACcactgagaaaatatttgaagcTCCCATTAGTAAATTTATACCTAGCCAGTATAGTCAGTGGACACTAGAACAAGATTCATCTTTCTCTGAAATGGACACTTCAACTCAAGGGTATTGCCTAAATGTTGCCTAAATTTCTGAGAGGCCAAATGACATTGGAGACAAACATACAAGGCTGGCACTTGTGTCTTAGGATGTAATGGGCATCTGCATCTTCTGGGAGCAGTAGCTACAGGAGCTCCGGTGAGATATGCTGTAAGAAATGGCACTAGGCTCTTCATTTCGACAACTGAATTAAGGCAGAGTAGTTGGTCAATTGAATCACTGTCCCCACTCCACTAAACACACCACAGTGACTATAAGGGGGCTTTATGTCATGGGCTCACATAGAGACATGTACATGTAGGCATTAAGACTAAAAAGTCATTCTTTAGCTTAAACTCCACTTTGTAATAGTGAGACTGAGTGGGGAAAGAATGGGGCCTGAATTTTACCTTTAGTTACATGGTAttcagcttaaaatattttgtaaggcaGTTTAGTGTGCAATTTGAGAGTTCTGTATTATGAAAGAAGAATTAGATCTTATTTACTCATttcccctattaaaaaaaaaaaaatgttactcaCAGCCTGCACTTGGAGCTGTAGATCATTTTTCTCCTGCACCAGTTtcaccattttctcctccaactccttcctctttgcctcagactttgcaAGCTCCTCCTTGGTCTTCTCAAACTCTTCCTTCATGTTGGCCATCTCCTTCTCAGATTCTGCACTCTTCAGCAAGGGCTTGATCTTGAAGAACAGCTTCATCCAGGGCCAGTGCTTGACATTCATGAATGCACGAATGTTGTACTGGATGCAGAAGATGGACTCCCTGAAGcataattaaaatgtacattgaatattttcagtatgaTGAGTGCCAACACTCTCCCCCAAGTACAGTGACTTTAAGTGAAGATGAGGAATGTCTACCTCCTCTCCACCATTCTCTGGTACTCCACTCTCATCAGGAAGCCCCTGCACCTGGCCTGTGTGCGAGTGATGAGCTGTGCCAGCTTCTCATCCCTCATCTCCTCCAGGAGTCCCAGCAGCCCAGCTTTGAAGAACACCTGGAGAAAGGGAACGTTGCCACACATCACTGTCAGGTAGAGCAAAGCACAGGCACACAGTGAGTGAGTCAAGGAGGGTTTGTACCTTGGTGTGGCCAAATTTGTACTGCGTGTGGTCCACATCGA contains these protein-coding regions:
- the LOC142417872 gene encoding myosin heavy chain, skeletal muscle, adult-like, translated to MSSDSEMAVFGAAAPYLRKSEKERIEAQNKPFDAKTSVFVVHPKESFVKGTIQSKESGKVTVKTEGGETLTVKDDQIFAMNPPKYDKIEDMAMMTHLHEPAVLYNLKERYAAWMIYTYSGLFCVTVNPYKWLPVYNPEVVLAYRGKKRQEAPPHIFSISDNAYQFMLTDRENQSILITGESGAGKTVNTKRVIQYFATIAASGDKKKEEQQSGKMQGTLEDQIISANPLLEAFGNAKTVRNDNSSRFGKFIRIHFGATGKLASADIETYLLEKSRVTFQLKAERSYHIFYQIMSNKKPELIDMLLITTNPYDYHFVSQGEITVPSINDQEELMATDSAIDILGFTADEKTAIYKLTGAVMHYGNLKFKQKQREEQAEPDGTEVADKAAYLMGLNSADLLKALCYPRVKVGNEYVTKGQTVQQVNNAVGALAKAVYEKMFLWMVVRINQQLDTKQPRQYFIGVLDIAGFEIFDFNSLEQLCINFTNEKLQQFFNHHMFVLEQEEYKKEGIEWTFIDFGMDLAACIELIEKPMGIFSILEEECMFPKATDTSFKNKLYDQHLGKSSNFQKPKPAKGKAEAHFSLVHYAGTVDYNITGWLEKNKDPLNETVIGLYQKSSVKTLALLFASYGGAETEASGGGAGGGKKGGKKKGSSFQTVSALFRENLNKLMTNLRSTHPHFVRCIIPNETKTPGAMEHELVLHQLRCNGVLEGIRICRKGFPSRVLYADFKQRYKVLNASAIPEGQFIDSKKASEKLLGSIDVDHTQYKFGHTKVFFKAGLLGLLEEMRDEKLAQLITRTQARCRGFLMRVEYQRMVERRESIFCIQYNIRAFMNVKHWPWMKLFFKIKPLLKSAESEKEMANMKEEFEKTKEELAKSEAKRKELEEKMVKLVQEKNDLQLQVQAEADALTDAEERCDQLIKTKIQLEAKIKEVTERAEDEEEINAELTAKKRKLEDECSELKKDIDDLELTLAKVEKEKHATENKVKNLTEEMAALDETIVKLTKEKKALQEAHQQTLDDLQAEEDKVNTLTKAKTKLEQQVDDLEGSLEQEKKLRMDLERAKRKLEGDLKLAHDSIMDLENDKQQLDEKLKKKDFEISQIQSKIEDEQALGIQLQKKIKELQARIEELEEEIEAERTSRAKAEKHRADLSRELEEISERLEEAGGATAAQIEMNKKREAEFQKMRRDLEEATLQHEATAATLRKKHADSTAELGEQIDNLQRVKQKLEKEKSELKMEIDDLASNMESVSKAKANLEKMCRTLEDQLSEIKTKEEEHQRMINDLSAQRARLQTESGEYSRQVDEKDALISQLSRGKQAFTQQIEELKRHLEEEIKAKNALAHALQSARHDCDLLREQYEEEQEAKGELQRALSKANSEVAQWRTKYETDAIQRTEELEEAKKKLAQRLQDAEEHVEAVNAKCASLEKTKQRLQNEVEDLMIDVERSNAACAALDKKQKNFDKILAEWKQKYEETQTELEASQKESRSLSTELFKMKNAYEESLDHLETLKRENKNLQQEISDLTEQIAEGGKVIHDLEKVKKQIEQEKSEIQAALEEAEASLEHEEGKILRLQLELNQVKSEIDRKIAEKDEEIDQMKRNHLRIVESMQSSLDAEIRSRNEALRLKKKMEGDLNEMEIQLSHANRVAAEAQKNLRNTQAVLKDTQIHLDDALRTQEDLKEQVAMVERRANLLQAEIEELRAALEQTERSRKVAEQELMDASERVQLLHTQNTSLINTKKKLETDIAQIQGEMEDTIQEARNAEEKAKKAITDAAMMAEELKKEQDTSAHLERMKKNLDQTVKDLQLRLDEAEQLALKGGKKQIQKLEARVRELEGEVDAEQKRSAEAVKGVRKYERRVKELTYQSEEDRKNILRLQDLVDKLQMKVKSYKRQAEEAEELSNVNLSKFRKIQHELEEAEERADIAESQVNKLRAKSREFHGKKIEEEE